The DNA region TGAGGAACCTGCCCCAGTGGAAACGCCTCCAGATGAAGTGAAGGAACCAGTTGTAGACAATGACTCAGAGCCGTACCCAGAAGATGACATCTCTGAGGAAGACGACGAGGAAGAGGATGACGAAGATGATTATCACGAAGACGATGATAAGGTGAGAGTGTGTATCGCACAGAAAACCTGAGCGAGCATTAACTTCATTGATGTTTAGATCCACAGTGACATTTTGATTCTTCTATTAGCACTTCTCCTCTTGACATTTAAAGTCCTTAACCTTTAACTCGTGTCCTGAGGCGCAGTGGCAAAGGTCTTACAACATAGTGTGCTATAACTCATGCTCACTGTACTGTGCAGGTGTAAAAATGATATCTGTATATGAGCGTGGTTGTGTTTTGTGCAGGCGCCGCCCAACGTTAAGACTCCAGAGAAGAGTCAGGAAGATGAGGAGGCTATGCCACCCTATGACCCAGACACCCAGGCCCTCATCGAAGGTTGGCTCTGCTGCCGGTCCTATTCATCAATCCGTTTGTACTCATCGAGCTCTTCTTTGTCTTGCTCTGCTAACCAACTGTTCTCTGGTTCACAGCTGCTCAGAAGGCCAGAGATGACTTTGAGGATTCAGAGAAAGCTATTCGGGAGATGGATGATCAAATCAGGTTTGTTCAATGCTGCTGTCTTCCACAAAATGGTCAAAAGAAGTTGAGTTTGAAATCAAGTGGGAGTGTAGCGAACTGAAATTCTCATTGGTCGGAGTTTGTTTGACTTACTGTTGCATCACTTGCGTCCTGCATATGCAGTGTTCTCTGACGCTGGTGCGCCGGGGTGTTGAGCTTTCCTTTGATTGTGTTGCAGAAATATTGAAAAGGAGCTGTCGTTTGATTTTGGCCCTGATGCTGAGTTCACCTACATGTACAGCCAGTGCTACGAACTTACCACTAGCGAGTAAGTGAAACCAGAGTTTGTTGTTTTGGAGTGATATTTTTGTGCTGTGATTTTATTTCTGTGTTCTGTTTGCTTTTAGGTACATCTACAGGCTCTGTCCTTTCAACCGGGTTTCACAGAAACCCAAGTATGGGGGCTCAGAGACCAACCTtgggtaagaaaaacatcttaaaCCAGAGCAGGGTGGTTTGGTTTTAGAGGTCTTTGGACACTTTTCAGTTACTTTGATTATGCAAAGATGCATTAAGTTGATCAGAAGCAACAGTGAAGAcctttatagtttttataaagaTTTCAGTTTACatgaattatttacaaaaaaaatgttttttcattcaTAATCAgaattttttcttgagcagcagataagcatattagaataatttctgaagaatcacgtgaCGCTAAAAACAGGAGTAATGATACTGAGGGAAAcaaagctttgcatcacaggaataagttatatttaaaaaatatataaaaatggaaaacatttttataatttttcacagtattaatgtttttattttgatcaaataaatgcagtattcGTGAGAATAAGActctttctttcaaaaaacataactaaaacctttttaaaaatcgaaacttttgaatggtagtataaatACCATATTGGTTATTAGTGGATatcaaatgaaattttttttactaattaactGTTTAtacctttttgttttttgctgctATTTAAcacttatttcaaattaatttttaaaactaatattttaatagCACTTTTAAATATGATCTTTTTTGAAAACCTCAAAATGAATATCCCTCTGTCATTCTGGacattataatgttgtaatgCTTCAGCGTCTAAATTCACTTGTTTTTAAAATTACCTTTTTTGGGGGGGAAGTTTGGGATCTCCTGTAATTTAAAGTCTCTGACTCACAGCTTTTAATGTTGACTTTGTAGTGGTATGAgtcatatacttttattttttttattatgatggaTCGATAGCAATCAACTAAACACCTGATTGGTGTTAACAGCCTAAACCTGTTAAAACCAGCAAACCACCATAGACCGGTTTTAGCTTTTTCTTTTCCTCAATATCACATCACATTTTGCAGTATCATGGCGTGAGTGTTTTTGACAGTATTTAATAAAAGATGCTCACGTTCCCAGGACATGGGGAAGTTGGTCAGGGCCTGAAAATAATAAGTACTTGGAGATGAAATACGAGCATGGCACTGGGTGCTGGCAAGGTCCAAACAGATCAACTACAGTAAGTACCGGCTCTTTCATTGCTTCCTCGGTGCCATTCATGCTGGGAGTTTTTCTGCTAAGTGTGTCTTTGTGTGGTAGGTGAAGCTGACTTGTGGGAAGGAAACTGTGGTGACCTCGACGTCGGAGCCGAGTCGCTGTGAATACCTAATGGAGTTCACCACTCCTGCAGTGTGCCAAGAGCCAACCAACACTGACCGCTCACATGGCCACGAGGAGCTCTAGACTCCACTCTCCGCTTGCTGATGCATGGTGTGCCACAAAATACATTCAGACTCTATTTTAAACGTCTAAAGCACTCTTAATGGAAAAAAACAAGGCTTAATTTTTCAATGATCGTAGGGTCTAAATCGGTTTTATGCATTTTTCACACTTTGAATGTAATGGAGTCTGGGTTTTGTCATAGTGATGACAGTTTACTGCAGGTTTTGTTAATAAATTCAGTTAGCCTTTGTGTATGTGCAACATTATGAACTCTATAACTGAATACAGTTCTGTATATAATATTGCTTTGTTCCACCAATGCATGCACCAATGATCAACAACATTTGCATTCTGTTTAATATCAAATTTGGAAAACCTTTAGCTGTCTGGAACAAGTTTGCATATGTCAAGAATTATATACGAAAGATCTTGTTTTGTCTGGAGTTGTAGCTTAAACGCCTTTGACTTTATTCAGATTACAGTAAACTAACTTGCAAATTTCTTGAAATCAGCTTTTGCATCTATACTGATGCACACTGTGCATTATCATCAATTTATGACCCTAAAGTGCAGTTAATTGTGTGTTATGTTCTTCAGAATACATTAAATGTTTGCGTGTGGAGACAAATCAATATTAACTTTTCCCCCTTCTCTGTCTTTAGGGTCTGTAGGTTGTTGCTCTTTGGAAACATTAACTTCATTTCCTGTTCAGGCTGTTTAAGAACCTCTTCCATTAGTTGTGAATCTGCTAAATGAGGCTGGGAAAACATTACATGTGGTAAACTGCAATGTGTTGTTTTTACTGGGGTAAAATCTGATCTCTTTACATTCCATGGATAATTATGAAATTCAACAAAAATAATTGTGACTTGTTCAAAAATGTACTCTACTGTCTAGTTTATGAACACAGAGTCTGATAGCCTTTTCCCTTTGGCTACATAAGAGAAACTGCGACGGTTAAGCACTTTTGAAATAAATTCACCTTCATATTTCAAACATTGTTGTGGCTGGTTGAAAAATGACCTTAGCTGTCCTAAATTATACCGATTCAGGATCAGTGCCGGGTATTAACTGATAACAATTAAGATGGATTAAATAATCAGGTTCCAAGAATTAGTATTAGAttatattacttttaaaaatactcTGAGTCAAACTACAGTTAGGATTATgcaatgattacatattattcacacaatagcaataaatCATTCATTCCTAAAATAGCCTACCGCTCGTATACATGCATTCAGAAAGCcttccagttttgtggacattcacacaaagtCACTAGGtggatataaatacacaaaacattGAGAGGCCACACAGTATTTAAGCACTAGATGTACAAAAATCATACCAATTTTAAGAAGTGTTTTCTCAACATTTATTTCTCCCAAGTTGCATAAACTACACGTTAGTGTTTGTTTGAATTATCACTCAGTCGGTTATTTAACTACATATTACAATTTCTTTGGAAGGCTTTTGtctttttaaacacattaaatgcacttgttatttcttatttacatgtaatgcagGAATTCTCTTAACTTTGTCTTAACTCACAAACCACATTTGTGAAACGTTGACGTAATGTAGTGTTTAACGCACTTCATGTTATTGATGAAtgcaacaaaaaacttttttttcattttgtatttttatatcctgTTGTATTGGATAAATgtgttaggtcaaaagtaatcaaagTAGTCTCTTTATATTACctgaaatgtgtaatgtaatggataacattactaactacaatttttgtcatgtaatttgaaaTCAGTAATGGACTACCTTACAGAAAATCCATACACTAcaccagggttattcaaatcttgtcctggagggccaatgcactgcagagtttagcttcaaccctgaTCCTGAGCATGctcatcagtgtcttcaggatcattagaaaatcacaggtaggtgagtttgatcagggttgaagctaaactctgcagcgcattggccctccaggacaagatttgaataaccctggtgTAGTGTATGAATTTTCTGTAAGTTATTTTTCATTCAGTATCAGAGTTTAATAGCCCCTTCCCCTGAGCTGCATAAGGACGTGTGCAACCGTTAAGTGCATTATCTGGTTATTTGAAGTACTTTTTCTTTTTAGACTGTTCAGTGTGAACACACTGACACTGTATTCAACAAAATAGCTTTGAGTAGTGCATAATTACACCTCTTTAGTATAGGAAGTGGACAACCTAAATTTTCATTGGCTAGCAGACTAGCTGAGGTTAATGTTTTACACACTTGACTATGAACTTCAGCATTACCTGTTGTTTACTGAAGTTGTGAACCTGTTAAATATCAAGCTGTTTGTCAACTTTACTGACCATGATCAAATTGGATGCAAAATTTCATGTGATGTGATGTACATCTACAAACCCCTCAGttcccctcaaaaaaaaaaggcagtCACCAAGAAAACACTGAGAttcatatcttttattttttttttctggcatgtaaagtacaaataattaaacaattccaTGAAAAAGTCCTCAAGCGTCTTCAGTTGAAATCCCAGTAATAAATATCCTAAACTAAACTGAaaggtttaatatttttttcccctttgttatgtgtttgtctttgtttgttcatgtttggaAGTGTGAGATTTTTCTTCGTGACACATAGACACTGAGATCAGGAGTTCTACTTTTGatctttttttgtattgttgttgttcgtttgttttattctgttattGTTCTGTTATTCCTGGAAAATGGTTTCAGAAGAACGTTGCTAAGTAACTCTGTGTCCCTCCTAAATTAACTGACACAAAATACAACTGGTTGAGAAACAGAGTGACCACTGACCCCTTTATCTAGCTCAGCGCCTCGCCTCGCCTCGCCTCGCCTCGCCTGGCCCGTCTCCCCCGCTGCGCTTTCTTCGCCCACGTCTGTTAAACGTTGCGCTCTAGCCCTCCCACTGACTCTTTTATTTTCTAGACCGCTCTCTCGGTCGGTTTGGTGGCTGTAAGGCAGCGGGTGAGAGGTTTTTGGTGAGGGACACTGAACTTTAGGCCTAGCTGTGGGTCCGGACCGTAGACCGGACCGCACCTCAACACGCCCCCCTCCCCTGCCCCAGGCATCGCTCCGGGCCCTGAACTCGCTATGGGGTTCTAAACGTGGCTGGAAAAACAAGACTGTGATTAGATTAAATAATCAGAAGGTTTTCATTTAACAAGACAAACAAAACACAGGCATTAAAGGCATAACATCTAGCACACAGCATGTATGTTTATACACCTCAATTAGTTTAATATAGCAGTTCATTCTTTGCCTATGGAGAACTTTTCCAAATTGTAATTCTaaagcagatttttattttttttttttctgttttgttttgttttttttatataattttttttaaatctatttgttccctttaaagaaaaacaaaaaggtgTAACCACATTTTGGCaaaatgaaaagtatttaaacttgcaaatataatgaaataaatatacacaaaacatactttcatacgaggcaataataataatcataataatgataataaatagtttttaagtTAACAATAAGTTAAAACTACAAGCTTAAAGTCGCCCAAATAATGCAAGATCATTGGCgctatattgatttttttttttcagtttaaattatgTTGCAACGAAAGCTACCACAGACTTTTACAAacacaattaaacacattttgaTTGAAAAGAAATGATTCTAACTAATTCTAAAACCTGCATACACTGTAAGAACAGCAACTAATTATAAATAATGGAAACAAATATAAGAAACCGTACCCAATAAAAGGAACCGAAATGAAATATTCGACCCACGTGTGTCCTCTATGGCAACATCAACAACACAAATACGCTAAGTTAACGTGTGATTCTGATATGTAAACTAAATCAATCAATTACAGGAAAAATTATACTCTGAAATCAACATGGGCTAAAACCGATGATATTTTAGACGGTATTCCATTCACGGTCTTTTAGATTAGCTCTTTTCGGTAGGCTACCATAGACGGCTGTTTGTTTTAGCTTGCATGGTCAGAGCACTAATAAGGGGGTGGAGGAAGGGATAATGGACATTTTTAGAGACCAGAGCTCTTGGTGCTTGTTTGATTCTTCTAATGAATCTGTTAGTTAacactttgtttttcattttgttgttgttcGTAACATTTGATCCTTTCATTATTCTGCAAACCATTTCAGTGTGacgtttaatttctttttttaaaaatatatatatcttttgttCTCAGTCAATATAAAAACGAAGCACATTGCACTTACTGTTCCataggaaagttttttttttttttgtctttttaattttttttaatgattattattgtaGTTGCTCAAGCGGTGCAGTATGTTTGTTTCCTGCCATTGTCCTTGGCTCTCTGAGGGGATGGGGGAGCGGTGTAGCTAAAGGGTTCGTCGGGACGACGCTAAAACCTCCCTATGGTCACCAGGCGCACTACAGGTTTGCACTGGTCACTGTATCTACCCCATCACTCATTTTAGAGGGCGGACCAATCTTTACGTCTAGGATTTTTGTCCCCTTTAGGGCACACCACCGATGAGTTCCATGATGAGTTGCattagcaaaagaaaaacatgttgCAATGTTAATGTGGCGTAAGCTAAGGGGGTTACTTTAAGGTGTATCACAGTTTTGATAAGATGGGAATGCTGTGGAGGTCCTGGAGACACTGATATGTGTTGTgtggttcagtgtgtgtgtgtctaagtgtacGTGTGTGTGCAGTCACACTCTTGCTAAATGTTTCAGACTTAATTTTTCCCTTCATCAGTGACAAAGCTAAGATCCCTTGGTTGGTTAGTGCTTGTGCAAAGGAGCAAAATTAGGTGTTGACGATATGATGGTTGAACACAGAAGATAGGTGAAgtggaaattaaataaaaacaaagaaatctaGACAGCACAATGTTAGACATTTGCTTGTTGTGTTGACATACTGGCGAATATAATTCACTATGGTTTATTGTGTGAGAATTGATTACATTGATAAGTGCAGCTACATTGCATTgtcaatttttttacttttttggtgCACTGAACATGCTGAAGCGTTAAGGTGAtttcttcttttctgtttttaCCGATACAAGATGAGATGCTCCGGGTGTTCGATGTGACGCCGTTTCGAGCTTCACTGCACCGTCATTGAAGCAACGCTTGATTATTATTTCTTTCAACACTTTAGAGAAACCGTAACGTCATTTTCCTGCGTTAATGCGTACATGTACCTGTCTgctgattcttttttttaaatgtttcgtatgtttatctttttttttgtatttttgaaaatgaaatggTTTCACTGCATGTAAGTCTTAGTCCCCAACCCTCTGATCCCCTCCCTTACACCGCAGACTGGCCCTCTCTCCCCAAAGTTGAAAACTCTGAAAATAAAAAGCCATGCGGTGTGTCCAAAGATTTCCACGATTTaagaatctgtaaaaatgttgcaCAAGgtcttgtgtttttttcttcgtagatataaaaatatattaatctctAATGTAATCCTTTCAAAGAGATCATTGTCCTCTTTGGCTAACACAGCGTTATTTAGAAAAGCAAAATGTCATTTGATTTGAGCACACATTTACATCTTTCAGTTCTTTTCTTCATATAACGTGAAGTTTTGCAATTTTACAGCAATGTCTCTCCCCATGGAACAGTTTCGGTTTTTTTATACAGGGCTGTTGACAGCTTGggcattgtttttaatgtatctagagaatttttcagtaatgaaatgaattttttttttttaaagattcattATTTTCTATTGCTCGTGTGGCTGTGACTTGCTTTAAAGGGCCTTGAGGACTCTAAATTTGATTTGATATGTAGCTGTTTAGATATGCAGGGGCTGCTAAAATGGTTTGGGAAAGCGAATTATAATGCGATTCTGTTTAGTGAATGGAGCTAAATGCATGTGAGAAGTTATGAAGACCAAGGATGACCAATCCCAGTGGCCCGACCTTCATAACGGTGCACTCTTTAGCTCAAAGAGCTGACACACAGCGTTTCCTATTCCCGAGCCATTCAGACCTGTTTAAGGTGATCTAATATGTTTCTGGATTCCGCAGTCGTCCTTCATAATTGGTTTGAAAGACTTTCAAAAGAATTCCAAATGCCATCGCCATGGGAACACTGTCGAAAGGCCCCTAGTTACACAGAAAATTGCATGTGGTGGAATCGATTCTAAATTCTAAAACTCTAAAACTGTGGAAAGATACGTGGAGATTCTAGGTCGCAATGTTTTATGTTTCGCTATGCCCTCCAggggaggtgtgtgtgtgcgcgggAGTGTCTCTGTGATGCACGTTGTCTTTCGGTGTGCTGAGGTGATTGTGATGACCCCCGGGTGACCTCTTGATTTGTGACTATCATCTACACAGTTTGTTCAGTGGCTGTTGGGTTGGACCTTGAGTAAGGTGTGTGTGGGGCCATAAGGCAAGTTTGCAACCTAATGTAGAGCCAGGAAACTGTAATCAAAGTTCTAGAAAATGCTTACATATTTGGCTATTATAACCACCTTAAATgttgaatatatagttatatcataatatatatgagaacactgttttaatcatttttctctaaaaaaaaatcactgattcAAAATGCCCAAGTGTAAAAAGTGACTACATCCTCTGAAGTCAGACAGGAGAGTTACCAGGGCAAGATTTCGGGTAAATTGCACATGTtcgatttacttttttttttgcattcatttcgttcattcgTTGACCAGTTCTCCTACTTTGcctgaattaaattaaatctctGCAGACATTCTCTGTCACATTCATTAGACTGTCCCTCCTTGTGGATTTCCCAAGCCCCGCCTCACAACTCTGCTAATTCAATACAGGCAAATGTTGGGAAGGACTAGCATGTTGTgaaaaagggaaaagaaaaacAACTCTACTGGTGTATTTTTGTTCGAAACaactaaacgtgtgtgtgtgtgtgtgtgtgtgtgtgttagagagagactCAGTCCAGGCCCATGTAGAGTGAATGTACAGGGAGCTCAGTAGCTCCCCCTGCATGTTAAAGAGCAGTAGTGACTAGGCCTTCCTTCAAGCCTTGTGTTGCTTGCTTGTCTTGAAGGAGACCTGCAGCACGCGGTCGCCCAGGCGGTAGCCGTTCAGGCTGGCGATAGCCATGGCCGCCTCGTCGTAGTTGGTCATGGTGACAAAGCCAAAGCCCTTACATTTGTTGGTGGTGAAGTCACGGATGACCTTGACATTTGTGACTGCTCCGAACGGCCCAAAGAGCTGCCACAGGACGCTTTCATCGGCTTCCGGGGACAGGTTGTAGACAAAGATGCACCAGCCGGCTCCGGTGGGCCCGGTCAGGTTGACGCCGGCTAGACTGGTCATGCTGTCAATGGTTATGGGGGAGAATCTGGGAAGGAAAGAAGGAGAGCTACCATGGGTGTCATTCTGAAGTTCAGCACAGAGTGCTTCTCACTACCACATTTCCCTGCCACTTTTGTCTCTTTGAGGACCGGACACTCGCTCTCCACAGCCTTAAGTAGGTAAGAAAATGGGCAGCTATTGTATTATTAACTAGGTTGACCAAACCAAACTCTAGTCCCTGTTAAGACACATAATTCACAGTGTAACAATATACTTAGCAAAACAGAAACCTAGAGAGGGATGAAGGCAAATCAGAAACAAATCAACGGAAAATTGGAACGAACAGAGGAGACGCAAACGGAATCTTGTATGTCCATGCTGGTggaaaaatatacattaaagcaaccaaaactgaaaaaaattataatgttagtTCAATACAGAAATACATACAAATCAGTTCAATCAAGGAACCAACCAAAAGAACAAAAAGGTTCAACAAAGCCATGCCAGAATGTCCTGCTGTGATAACAGCTACGTCAATCTACACTACTGAAATGGTGGtttatcaaatcaaatctctAATGGTAATGCATAAGTCAGCAGGTGATATTCCGGGCACTTTGTTTGAGCTTGTTTAGGCATGGATGCTTTTGAAAggacaccttttttttttggaaattaccTCTTGACTCCGTAGCTGGCGTTTAGTAAATTGTCGAGTCTGCAATGCAAGAGGGAGAGTGACGGAGGTGAAGATATTAGTTGCAAGATCCAACAACCAGTGCAAAGCGTTCTCATGCAGCCACTTCAGCCACCAGGGGGAGCTCTTTACTGGTCACTGCATCCACCAATCAGCAGGCGGCGGCTCGCCAGTTACACTGATGCAGTGCTTACAGAGCCCTCAGGCGATGGATTGAGAGTACTGCGATGAATGCTTGTGAATACATCCATGATGTGACTGATTCACATGCAGTGTTTTATCTCTAAGCAGGGCAGTTCTTTTGAAATGAAGCACTGCCTCGGATGGGCCTGTTGTGATTTGTTGAAAATATCCCCCTGATGGCGTGAACGCGCTGTAGTTTAAAACCGGCAGAGGAAGAGTAGGGAGCGATAGGGGTGTGGGCTGTAGGTGGGAGCAGTACCTGAAGCGCTGAGTCTGGTGGTGCAGAGGGCCAGTGAAGCGGCGAGCAGCTGTCTGGTAAAGCTGGGTAAGCAGGGCCTGTCCCGTCTTCTGACTGGGGTTGTTGGCAAACTTCACGGTGATGGGCTCGGCGGCACCCAGTGGCTTTTGACCATTCAGGCCTTTGATGGCCTCCTCTGCCTCGTTCCTCTTATCGAACCGAATGAATCCTACTCCGCGCGATATACCTGCTCCGGACAGAAAGCGAGGCAAATGTTAGCACCGTCAATCAAATCAATGACAGATAAGTGAGTCATGTGGTCACACAGGGTTAAACCAGACTGTTTACTTTAGTACTTTATCTACTTTAAAAATGATGACCATATTCATTGCACACCATTTAATTTCCATACTATGACATATTTCTCACTGATACAGGAAatttgatgagaaaaaaaacgGGTGGGATTTGATTTTATGTACTGGGAAGTTGGCTTTTGATTAACACTATGTTGTTAAAATCAATGAAAATGGACAAAtgttttttgattttgatttagatttttttattattaaaacgtAGAGGTGAATAATGCATAACTATATTTCAATAGATGTCTTTATTCTTTCGTTTAAAATTTTCTACTGTTTTAAGTTTATCTGCCTCACATtaagtttttaaattcattttattaattttaatcctTTCATACCTAAAGGATTTGTGGCTTTTCtcataaagtttatttatttatgtttttatttgacaGTAAGATCAGGAATCAAGAATATTATAGTTTACTAAAACcaaaagattattatttatttttttacttgaaatacaataaaaaaatatttcagctagttgccaaacatcatttatttagtttatactaaaataactgaaattaaatgaataaaaactactcATGTTTAAACATACATAAATTATTACTAAAACTGTAACTGAAatcaaattaattcaaaatattaccaAAATAACACTGCCAGGAATGTGCATTAGATATGCAAATTCagggttatttttgttttcatgttgacTGTGGTGAAACATATAGCTTATTTTTGCATCACATCCAGAGCTTTAATGAGATTTTTAATCCTCACCCAGGGTGCCTACGCTGTTAGTGGAAGTGAGGTAACGTTTACCTGTGACCTGGTCTACCAGGATGCGTGAGGTGATGATCCTTCCATACTGGGAAAACAACTGCTCCATGTCTTTCTGACTCATAGTTTTGGGCAGGCCGCTCACGTACAGGTTGGCATCGCGTATGGAAGCTGAGCTTGGTCTGGCATAGGACACCTAcattgcgcacacacacacacaaaaaaaggagcTGCAGTTTAGGATttcttttaatagaaatattaagaAGCATGCATCAAGACAGCTGTGACAGTCCTAAACTCCAAGCAGTGTAGTCGAAGCAGATATGTCACAGCACTGCCACGCTCAAAGGCGAGACATCGGCCCACTCTCTCTCATCCCTCCTTCCTTGAAATCCATGTCTCTTACGTGCACTTCACTCGAACCAAGCCCGGTTCCCTTATTAAATGCTACTTCAGCTTCACTGTACTCCTGACAGCAGAAACACGAACCCACTCTCACATTCACACTTCCCCCACAGACACATCGACACCTATGCGCCGATTTGAGACCAGCTCCCTCAGGGATCAAAATTTGATATCATTGGCTGTTATTCTAGCCAGTGAATTTCCACAAGACAGCAGCATTTAGAACCTGTTCCGCTTTGGGACGTGTCATGTAATATCAAGTCCAATTAGGCATTTGTTTTGACGTTCAAATATTCATCTAATTTTTATATTCCCTTCTATATTCCTAAAACTCCCCCACTGAGCCGCCTTGCTCGTATTTGAGATGCGAACAGATTTTtctcataaaatatgtatatttatgagTTTCTGTTTAAAAGGGGCTGACTTTGATTGATGGTGTCAGTGTGTGCACATGTGGTTTTTTGAGATAAAGAGATTGGCCCCCTCCTTCTCCTCcatctctcctttgtcttctcTCTCAAGGGGAAACTGCTCCTCTGGCAACCGGCGAACCAAGTAAACAGATTACAAGATGTCCAGCATCCCTGACAACTCCCCAAAACACATCCTCACAAAATACCCcatgaaaaaacaaaagcaaatcaaataaaaagcaCAATGCCAATTCATGCTAATGGAAATGTGGCACCATCACTTTACCAAAA from Carassius carassius chromosome 1, fCarCar2.1, whole genome shotgun sequence includes:
- the LOC132150254 gene encoding ELAV-like protein 3 isoform X6, producing MVTIISTMETQVSNGPSGTSLPNGPVISTNGAADDSKTNLIVNYLPQNMTQEEFKSLFGSIGEIESCKLVRDKITGQSLGYGFVNYVDPNDADKAINTLNGLKLQTKTIKVSYARPSSASIRDANLYVSGLPKTMSQKDMEQLFSQYGRIITSRILVDQVTAGISRGVGFIRFDKRNEAEEAIKGLNGQKPLGAAEPITVKFANNPSQKTGQALLTQLYQTAARRFTGPLHHQTQRFRFSPITIDSMTSLAGVNLTGPTGAGWCIFVYNLSPEADESVLWQLFGPFGAVTNVKVIRDFTTNKCKGFGFVTMTNYDEAAMAIASLNGYRLGDRVLQVSFKTSKQHKA
- the LOC132150254 gene encoding ELAV-like protein 3 isoform X1 encodes the protein MVTIISTMETQVSNGPSGTSLPNGPVISTNGAADDSKTNLIVNYLPQNMTQEEFKSLFGSIGEIESCKLVRDKITGQSLGYGFVNYVDPNDADKAINTLNGLKLQTKTIKVSYARPSSASIRDANLYVSGLPKTMSQKDMEQLFSQYGRIITSRILVDQVTAGISRGVGFIRFDKRNEAEEAIKGLNGQKPLGAAEPITVKFANNPSQKTGQALLTQLYQTAARRFTGPLHHQTQRFRLDNLLNASYGVKSSPSFLPRFSPITIDSMTSLAGVNLTGPTGAGWCIFVYNLSPEADESVLWQLFGPFGAVTNVKVIRDFTTNKCKGFGFVTMTNYDEAAMAIASLNGYRLGDRVLQVSFKTSKQHKA
- the LOC132150254 gene encoding ELAV-like protein 3 isoform X5; protein product: MVTIISTMETQVSNGPSGTSLPNGPVISTNGAADDSKTNLIVNYLPQNMTQEEFKSLFGSIGEIESCKLVRDKITGQSLGYGFVNYVDPNDADKAINTLNGLKLQTKTIKVSYARPSSASIRDANLYVSGLPKTMSQKDMEQLFSQYGRIITSRILVDQVTAGISRGVGFIRFDKRNEAEEAIKGLNGQKPLGAAEPITVKFANNPSQKTGQALLTQLYQTAARRFTGPLHHQTQRFSSPSFLPRFSPITIDSMTSLAGVNLTGPTGAGWCIFVYNLSPEADESVLWQLFGPFGAVTNVKVIRDFTTNKCKGFGFVTMTNYDEAAMAIASLNGYRLGDRVLQVSFKTSKQHKA
- the LOC132150254 gene encoding ELAV-like protein 3 isoform X2, translating into MVTIISTMETQVSNGPSGTSLPNGPVISTNGAADDSKTNLIVNYLPQNMTQEEFKSLFGSIGEIESCKLVRDKITGQSLGYGFVNYVDPNDADKAINTLNGLKLQTKTIKVSYARPSSASIRDANLYVSGLPKTMSQKDMEQLFSQYGRIITSRILVDQVTGISRGVGFIRFDKRNEAEEAIKGLNGQKPLGAAEPITVKFANNPSQKTGQALLTQLYQTAARRFTGPLHHQTQRFRLDNLLNASYGVKSSPSFLPRFSPITIDSMTSLAGVNLTGPTGAGWCIFVYNLSPEADESVLWQLFGPFGAVTNVKVIRDFTTNKCKGFGFVTMTNYDEAAMAIASLNGYRLGDRVLQVSFKTSKQHKA
- the LOC132150254 gene encoding ELAV-like protein 3 isoform X4; translation: MVTIISTMETQVSNGPSGTSLPNGPVISTNGAADDSKTNLIVNYLPQNMTQEEFKSLFGSIGEIESCKLVRDKITGQSLGYGFVNYVDPNDADKAINTLNGLKLQTKTIKVSYARPSSASIRDANLYVSGLPKTMSQKDMEQLFSQYGRIITSRILVDQVTGISRGVGFIRFDKRNEAEEAIKGLNGQKPLGAAEPITVKFANNPSQKTGQALLTQLYQTAARRFTGPLHHQTQRFRLDNLLNASYGVKRFSPITIDSMTSLAGVNLTGPTGAGWCIFVYNLSPEADESVLWQLFGPFGAVTNVKVIRDFTTNKCKGFGFVTMTNYDEAAMAIASLNGYRLGDRVLQVSFKTSKQHKA
- the LOC132150254 gene encoding ELAV-like protein 3 isoform X3 yields the protein MVTIISTMETQVSNGPSGTSLPNGPVISTNGAADDSKTNLIVNYLPQNMTQEEFKSLFGSIGEIESCKLVRDKITGQSLGYGFVNYVDPNDADKAINTLNGLKLQTKTIKVSYARPSSASIRDANLYVSGLPKTMSQKDMEQLFSQYGRIITSRILVDQVTAGISRGVGFIRFDKRNEAEEAIKGLNGQKPLGAAEPITVKFANNPSQKTGQALLTQLYQTAARRFTGPLHHQTQRFRLDNLLNASYGVKRFSPITIDSMTSLAGVNLTGPTGAGWCIFVYNLSPEADESVLWQLFGPFGAVTNVKVIRDFTTNKCKGFGFVTMTNYDEAAMAIASLNGYRLGDRVLQVSFKTSKQHKA